The Halorubrum salinarum region CGAGTCGTTCCGTCGGATGCTCGCGCCGTCGAACTCTACCGCGACCTCGTCCGCCAGCACTCCCATATCGACTTTCCCGAACTGCTGACGGGCAAGGCACTCGAAGTGCTGTACTACCTCGACCAGCCGCGAACCGTCTCCGAAATCGCTGACCGGAGCGACAACTACCGCAACACGGTTAACCGCGTCCTCAAGCGGTTTCGTGACCGTGGTCTCGTCGGGACGGCCGACGGCCACTACGAGTTCAACGCCGACTTCGACCGCCTCCACGAGTTCGCCCGTGAACTCGCACACCAGCTGCATCGCCAGCGCCTCGAAGCCGTCGCCCCCAAGGGGACGATTCTCTGGGAGGACTACGACGAATTCCTCGCGCAGGCCCATAAGGAGATCGACGCAGAGGGGTTCCACGAAACCGGCCTCGCTCGATTCGCGGCCTTCGACCTCCAGTTCCTACTCACCGGCCACCGCTACTACGTCTACTCCGAGGATCTCGACGCAGTCTCGCCGGCGGAACTTTGCTGTCACACGCTACTGATCGACGACGGCAGCCGCCACCGCTCGTACTGTCTCCTCCTGCTCAGCCACGTCGACGTCGACGAGGCGGTCCTCCGAGAGCAGGCGGCGAAGTATGGCCTCGAAGACGAA contains the following coding sequences:
- a CDS encoding helix-turn-helix transcriptional regulator, which gives rise to MLRRIELEVLATVDRGDTISELATKLNHSESYLSRAVADLVEKGLVYTERDGRRKRVVPSDARAVELYRDLVRQHSHIDFPELLTGKALEVLYYLDQPRTVSEIADRSDNYRNTVNRVLKRFRDRGLVGTADGHYEFNADFDRLHEFARELAHQLHRQRLEAVAPKGTILWEDYDEFLAQAHKEIDAEGFHETGLARFAAFDLQFLLTGHRYYVYSEDLDAVSPAELCCHTLLIDDGSRHRSYCLLLLSHVDVDEAVLREQAAKYGLEDEIDALLRYLETHGEVDDDRLPEWDEFQELAADYEVPLPQ